In a genomic window of Amycolatopsis japonica:
- a CDS encoding HAMP domain-containing protein, with the protein MPEPGSKRGTREAVRVGGAIDDQGLQRLLEGLKAVRDGDFSTRLPQVDDVLMDEMAVVFNGMVDQLALFTSEVTRVAREVGTDGKLGGQAAVPSVSGTWKDLTDSVNAMAGNLTGQVRDIAEVATAVAKGDLSQKITVDVKGEMLELKNTINTMVDQLSSFADEVTRVAREVGSEGRLGGQAEVPGVAGTWRDLTTSVNFMAGNLTDQVRSIAEVTTAVAKGDLSQKITVDARGEILELKNTINTMVDQLSSFADEVTRVAREVGTEGRLGGQADVKGVSGTWKGLTESVNVMADNLTDQVRSIAEVTTAVAKGDLSQKIRVDARGEILELKDTINTMVGQLSSFADEVTRVAREVGTEGRLGGQADVKGVSGTWKGLTESVNVMADNLTDQVRSIAQVATAVARGDLSQKITVEAKGEVAALAQTINTMVDTLSAFADEVTRVAREVGTEGILGGQARVPNVAGTWKDLTDNVNSMANNLTGQVRNIAQVTTAVAQGDLSRKIDVDARGEILELKTTINTMVDQLSAFAAEVTRVAREVGSEGRLGGQAEVEGVSGTWKRLTENVNELAGNLTRQVRAIAEVTSAVATGDLTRSISVEAQGEVAELKDNINAMVQSLRETTRANEEQDWLNTNLARISGLMQGHRDLRVVATLIMNELTPLVGAQHGTLFLTEPGESGTRLRLITSYGHSEAPDAPSDFAMGQSLIGQAAQTKKPIVVDRTPPGFVKISSSLGSAPPVTLIVLPIVFEDQVLGVIELASFGEFTAVRKDFLEQLMETIGVNVNTIIANARTDSLLEESQRLAEELQARSEELQAQQAKLQVSNAELEEKAELLARQNRDIEVKNFEIEQARQEIEERAQQLALASKYKSEFLANMSHELRTPLTSLLILAGVLSQNSTQNLTPKQVEFAKVIQSAGTDLLQLINDILDLSKVEAGKMDIHHEPFPLRQLLDYVGTTFRPLTAEKGLDFQVTVEPNVPELLFTDEQRLRQVLRNLLSNAVKFTEDGSVELRVKLVDTIVSPSGGPSHESLVAFSVTDTGIGIAEENLDSIFGAFQQADGTTSRKYGGTGLGLSISREVAYLLGGEIRADSVLGTGSTFTLYLPVARFTAPVSLDESTVDNAAAERRVLVVESEQNSLLTLLARGVAADIADSHGSVQVRAVSDPAEAFEELKRDSYRCVVLDTSIPGTSALTFLKRLVDGPDPVEVPVLAYATRKLSAAQDRLLHGHARVHPVELLPSLDMLRERIMLHISASELEGILPLMRQPEVSLVETVPALDQPSDPPAGPARLQGRKVLLVDDDARNVYAISGMLELHGLSVVHAPNGRKGIEELLSDDGIDLILMDVMMPEMDGHATTAAIREMPKFAGLPIITVTAKAMEGDREKSLAAGASDYVTKPVNAEELLACMERWLTD; encoded by the coding sequence ATGCCGGAACCGGGAAGCAAGCGCGGAACGAGAGAAGCGGTCCGGGTGGGCGGGGCGATCGACGACCAAGGCCTGCAGCGGCTGCTGGAGGGGCTGAAAGCCGTTCGCGACGGCGATTTCAGCACCCGGCTGCCCCAGGTGGACGACGTCCTGATGGACGAGATGGCGGTCGTCTTCAACGGGATGGTCGATCAACTGGCGCTGTTCACCTCCGAGGTCACCCGGGTCGCGCGCGAGGTGGGGACCGACGGGAAGCTCGGTGGCCAGGCGGCGGTGCCCTCGGTTTCGGGGACCTGGAAGGACCTCACCGATTCGGTGAACGCGATGGCGGGCAACCTCACGGGCCAAGTTCGTGACATCGCCGAGGTCGCGACCGCGGTGGCGAAGGGTGACCTTTCGCAGAAGATCACCGTCGACGTCAAAGGCGAGATGCTCGAGCTGAAGAACACGATCAACACGATGGTGGATCAGTTGTCGTCGTTCGCCGACGAGGTCACGCGGGTCGCGCGCGAGGTCGGCAGCGAGGGGCGGCTGGGCGGTCAGGCGGAAGTTCCCGGGGTCGCCGGCACGTGGCGGGATCTGACGACGTCGGTGAACTTCATGGCGGGGAACCTGACCGATCAGGTGCGGTCCATCGCCGAGGTCACCACCGCGGTCGCGAAGGGTGACTTGTCGCAGAAGATCACGGTCGACGCGCGGGGCGAGATCCTGGAGTTGAAGAACACGATCAACACGATGGTGGATCAGTTGTCGTCGTTCGCCGACGAGGTCACTCGTGTCGCCCGTGAGGTGGGTACGGAGGGGCGGCTGGGTGGTCAGGCGGACGTCAAGGGTGTCTCGGGCACTTGGAAGGGCCTGACCGAGTCCGTGAACGTCATGGCCGACAACCTCACGGATCAGGTGCGGTCCATCGCCGAGGTCACCACCGCGGTCGCGAAGGGCGACCTCTCGCAGAAGATCCGCGTCGACGCGAGGGGCGAGATCCTGGAGCTCAAGGACACCATCAACACGATGGTCGGCCAGTTGTCGTCGTTCGCCGACGAGGTCACTCGTGTCGCCCGTGAGGTGGGTACGGAGGGGCGGCTGGGTGGTCAGGCGGACGTCAAGGGTGTGTCGGGTACCTGGAAGGGCCTGACCGAGTCGGTCAACGTCATGGCCGACAACCTCACGGATCAGGTGCGGTCCATCGCCCAGGTGGCGACCGCGGTGGCGAGGGGCGACCTGTCCCAGAAGATCACCGTCGAGGCCAAGGGCGAGGTCGCCGCGCTCGCGCAGACGATCAACACGATGGTCGACACGCTGTCGGCCTTCGCGGACGAGGTCACCCGCGTGGCGCGGGAGGTCGGCACCGAGGGCATCCTCGGCGGGCAGGCCAGGGTGCCGAACGTCGCCGGGACCTGGAAGGACCTCACCGACAACGTCAACTCGATGGCGAACAACCTCACCGGCCAGGTGCGGAACATCGCCCAGGTGACCACCGCGGTCGCGCAGGGAGACCTCTCCCGCAAGATCGACGTCGACGCGCGGGGCGAGATCCTGGAGCTCAAGACCACCATCAACACGATGGTCGACCAGCTTTCCGCGTTCGCCGCCGAGGTCACGCGCGTCGCCCGTGAGGTCGGCAGCGAGGGACGGCTCGGCGGCCAGGCCGAGGTCGAAGGCGTTTCGGGTACCTGGAAGCGGCTGACGGAGAACGTCAACGAGCTCGCCGGGAACCTGACCAGGCAGGTCAGGGCGATCGCCGAGGTGACCAGCGCGGTGGCGACCGGCGACCTCACGCGCTCGATCTCCGTCGAGGCGCAGGGCGAGGTCGCGGAGCTGAAGGACAACATCAACGCGATGGTCCAGTCGCTGCGCGAGACCACGCGGGCGAACGAGGAACAGGACTGGCTCAACACCAACCTGGCCCGGATCTCCGGCCTGATGCAGGGGCACCGGGACCTGCGGGTGGTGGCCACGCTCATCATGAACGAGCTGACCCCGCTGGTCGGCGCCCAGCACGGCACGTTGTTCCTCACCGAACCGGGGGAGAGCGGCACCCGGCTGCGGCTGATCACCAGCTACGGGCACAGCGAGGCCCCGGACGCGCCCTCGGATTTCGCGATGGGGCAGTCGCTGATCGGGCAGGCCGCGCAGACCAAGAAACCGATCGTGGTCGACCGGACGCCACCGGGCTTCGTGAAGATCTCGTCGAGTCTCGGCTCGGCCCCGCCGGTCACCCTGATCGTGCTGCCGATCGTCTTCGAGGACCAGGTGCTCGGCGTCATCGAACTGGCGTCGTTCGGCGAGTTCACCGCCGTCCGCAAGGACTTCCTCGAACAGCTGATGGAGACCATCGGGGTCAACGTCAACACGATCATCGCCAACGCGCGGACCGACTCGCTGCTGGAGGAGTCCCAGCGGCTCGCCGAAGAACTGCAGGCCCGCTCCGAGGAGCTTCAAGCGCAGCAGGCGAAACTGCAGGTGTCCAACGCGGAACTGGAGGAGAAGGCCGAACTGCTCGCCCGGCAGAACCGCGACATCGAGGTGAAGAACTTCGAAATCGAGCAGGCGCGCCAGGAGATCGAGGAACGCGCGCAGCAGCTCGCGCTGGCGTCGAAGTACAAGTCGGAGTTCCTGGCCAACATGTCGCACGAACTCCGGACCCCGTTGACCAGCCTGCTGATCCTCGCCGGGGTGCTCTCGCAGAACTCGACCCAGAACCTGACGCCCAAACAGGTCGAGTTCGCGAAGGTGATCCAGTCCGCGGGCACCGACCTGCTGCAGCTGATCAACGACATCCTCGACCTGTCGAAGGTCGAGGCGGGCAAGATGGACATCCACCACGAGCCGTTCCCGCTGCGCCAGCTGCTCGACTACGTCGGCACGACCTTCCGGCCGCTGACCGCCGAGAAGGGACTCGACTTCCAGGTCACCGTCGAACCCAACGTGCCGGAGCTGCTGTTCACCGACGAGCAGCGGTTGCGGCAGGTGCTGCGGAACCTGCTGTCGAACGCGGTCAAGTTCACCGAGGACGGCAGCGTCGAGCTCCGGGTCAAGCTGGTCGACACCATCGTTTCGCCGTCAGGCGGCCCCTCGCACGAGTCCCTGGTGGCCTTCAGCGTCACCGACACCGGGATCGGGATCGCCGAGGAGAACCTCGATTCGATCTTCGGCGCCTTCCAGCAGGCCGACGGCACCACCAGCCGCAAGTACGGCGGCACCGGGCTCGGCCTGTCGATCAGCCGCGAGGTCGCCTACCTGCTCGGCGGCGAGATCCGGGCGGACAGTGTCCTGGGGACCGGCAGCACGTTCACCCTCTACCTGCCGGTCGCCAGGTTCACCGCGCCCGTGAGCCTCGACGAGTCCACTGTGGACAACGCCGCCGCGGAACGACGGGTGCTGGTGGTGGAGAGCGAGCAGAACAGCCTGCTGACCCTGCTCGCCCGTGGGGTCGCGGCCGACATCGCGGACAGCCACGGCTCGGTCCAGGTCCGGGCCGTGTCGGATCCGGCGGAGGCGTTCGAGGAACTGAAACGCGACAGTTACCGCTGCGTCGTACTCGACACCAGCATCCCCGGGACGAGCGCCTTGACGTTCCTCAAACGGCTCGTCGACGGTCCGGATCCGGTCGAAGTCCCGGTGCTGGCCTACGCGACCCGCAAGCTCAGCGCCGCGCAGGACCGCTTGCTGCACGGGCACGCGCGGGTGCATCCCGTCGAACTCCTGCCCTCGCTGGACATGCTGCGGGAGCGGATCATGCTGCACATCTCGGCCAGTGAACTCGAAGGCATCCTGCCGCTGATGCGCCAGCCCGAGGTGAGCCTGGTGGAGACCGTGCCCGCCTTGGACCAGCCGTCCGATCCGCCCGCCGGGCCGGCGAGGCTCCAGGGACGCAAGGTCCTGCTCGTCGACGACGACGCCCGCAACGTGTACGCGATCTCGGGAATGCTCGAACTGCACGGACTTTCGGTCGTACACGCGCCCAACGGCCGCAAGGGCATCGAGGAACTGCTGTCCGACGACGGGATCGACCTGATCCTGATGGACGTGATGATGCCGGAGATGGACGGCCACGCGACGACGGCGGCGATCCGCGAGATGCCGAAGTTCGCCGGCCTGCCGATCATCACCGTCACCGCGAAGGCGATGGAAGGGGACCGCGAGAAGAGCCT